GGGTGgggaaggtggggtggggtggggggggtgaagatGGGGTTGTTGGCCTTCAATGGGATGAGGATGGagtgagggtggagaatctgcggaactcattgccacagaggccgtGGGGGTCAAGTcagtgggcatttttaaagcagagatagatagattcttgatcagtgcgggtgtcaggggttacggggagaaggcaggagaataggggtcaggagggagagatagatcagccgtgattgattggcggagtagactcgatgggccgaatggcctaattctgctcctatcacttctgaccagagtgggggagggatggagagagggggggggggggtttgcaagGGTTagctaaaattagagaaatcaatattcataccgctgggttgtaacttAAAATTTGGAATTAAAATTCAACCAGAGTCACAAGGTGGAACAATAAAACTCTCTAAAaggtagaaacaaagtgctggggtaactcagcgggtcaggcagcatctctggagaaaaaggattggcgacgtttcgagtcgggaccctccttcagaaactcggacagtccgaagaagggtcactacccgaaacgtcgcccgtggaacgagctgccggaggaggtagttgaggcagagactatcgcaacgtCTAAGGAACATTTAACCAGTGACgtagataggacgggtttagagggacatgtgccaaacgcaggttggtgggactagtgcagatggggcttgttggtcgttcgatttattttagatttagagatactgcgcggaaacaggcccttcggcccaccgagtccgcgccgcccagcgatccccgcacattaacactatcctacacccactagggacaattttttacatttacccagtcaattaacctacaaacctgcacgtctttggagtgtgggaggaaaccgaaggtctcggagaaaacccacgcaggtcacggggagaacgtacaaactccgtacagacggcgcccgtagtcgggatggaatctgagtctccggcgctgcattcgctgtaaggcggcaactctaccgctgcgccaccgtgccgcccatgttgggccgaagggcctgcttccacgccgtATGAATCTGCGAGAcgcggtctgacccgctgagttactccagcactttgtgtctatttttggtgcaaagcagcatctgcagttccttgcttggtCCTACTAATGAAACTCTCTCTGCAAGGCCTTGCACGCACCAACCCTTCCCAGGGTCTTTCACCCTCCCAATGGAATCTCCTGGACTGCACAAGATCATCAGGCCAAGTGCCTGCATGGAATGGATCTGAGTTGCCACGCCCATCAGTgctagagtgtaggaaggaactgcagatgctggtttacgccgaagacaaACGCAaacccctggagtaactcagcggggcgggcagcatctctggagagaaagaacgggtgacgtatcgggttaagacccttcctcagactgagagttggggagtgggggggggggacctagatgtaggaaaagatccagaacaaatcagagccggcacccaaGACCAAGGAACAATGgatcccacaatggtccattgttggctgtgggagaggtggatgcgaacagtgggactggcagtgcgactggggtgggggagggaaggagagagagagggaatccaagggttagttgaagttagagaagtcaatgttcataccgctgggggtgtgtaagctgcccaagcgaaatacgaggtgctgttcctccagtgtgcgttgggcctcactctgacaacggaggaggcccaggacagagaggtcagtgtgggagtgggagtgggaggggagggttaaagtgtttggcaaccgggagatggtGAAGTTGGCTATTTCTCTGCTTTGGCCTCGTGCTTACACTGAGAGTGAAGACGCCAAGCTCCCAAACCAACAACTAGCCTTCCTGGAATTCCCGTTTTCCCGCGGAAGTGGATGGTCAAAACTCCAAAGGCAGCAGAACAAATCGTGTTCGGTGAACTTGTGACCCGTAGTGTCAAGTAGAGTCGGACCCGGGCTGGTCTCGGatcatccctcctcctcctccgacaTTCCCCACACTCTCTCCGGCGCTCCCTTCCCGTCTCGCTTTTCCCCGCAAGGGTTTCCTTGTCGTCCGGGTTACAAAAAAATAAAGAATCATCGCTCGAGAAGTTTTCTTTCtcgaagagagagtgagagagaggttcAAGCAGTCACCAAAACCCCTTGGTCTCCCGAGCTGTGGGCTAGTACCGCTGGGCCGAATGGCGGGTGTTGTTCCTgagcgggggagagagggcgggtggtgagggggaggagggggttgagggggatggtgagggggggagaggggatggataggggagaggggtgagggtggcTGAGGGGATGAAGggcagggaggggatggagggagagagggagggagagaatgggggagggggagaaaaagggggaggggaagggagggaggggaagggagggagggagggagggagggaatgggggagggtagaaaagggggagggaggggagaggggggagggaggggagagggggaatggaggggaggggtgaaggagaaaggggggaggggaagaaaaagggggagggaggggagggagggaaggggagtgggggatggagaggagggggggagggatgggggagggagggaggggggatggaggggatgaaggggagaggggggagggggggaaggggagagggggaggggggaatcttCATCCATGCCAGTGTGTTGCTGAGTGTGAGGATGTgatgtcggtcggtcggtcggtcggtcggtcggtcggtcggtggtGTGGATGTCTGGAGCAGCGAGGGTCCGGGCCTTGGCTGGAGGTGAGGCCCAGTGTGGGGCTGGGCGAGGGTCTCACAGGAGGAGGCACGGACAGCCGCTGGAGTCGCGCTTGGAGGGCTTGGGCTGGGGGCTCGGCGGGCTCTCCAGCTCCTGGAACTTCCTGCGGCAGGAAACACAACGTCAGTGGGCCCCGGTGATGAGAGTCTTTGGCACCAACACAAGCCCCAgggcccacctcccctcaccggGCCCACGGCAGTACAATGCGGACATTTGCCATCGCTCTCTGAACCATGCATGCGTGTGGATGGTGTGCGTGCGTATGCGTGTGTGCGTatagatgtgcgtgtgtgtgaaggtgtgcgtgcgcgcgtgtgcaTTTGtaggtgtgtacgtgtgtgtgagcAGGTGAGTGCGTGcataggtgtgtgtgtgcatgtgtgtgtaattgttagtgtgtgtgcacatatatgcgtgtgtgtaggTGTATGTGTATAGGcgagtgtgtgtacatgtgtgtgtacatctGCGTGTACACAGGTGTGTGTGCCGGTACGTGCGCGTATccgtttgcatgtgtgtgtgtgtgctcgtatgtgtatgtgtgtgtgtgtgtatgcgtgtgtgtgtgtatgtgtgtgtgtgagtgcacgtatgtgtatgtgtgtgtgcgcgtgtgtgtgtgtatgtgtgtgtgtgtgtgtatgtgtgtgtgcgcgtgtgtgtgtgtgtgcgtgcgtatgtgtgtatatgtgtgtgtgtgtgtgcgtatgtgtgtgtgtgtgtgcgcgtgtgtgtgtgcgtgtgcgtgcacaTGCATGTGCGTCTCTAAAGCGTAAATTCAATTTTGACCATCGGTTGGAAAATGCACAGAATCACCGGGCAAGAAGCAGTGGCTTCagaacctcgtgggttttctccgggcgctccggtttcctcccacactccaaagatgcgcaggtttgtgtgCTACTTGGCTTGAtatcattataaattgtccctagtgtgtgtgggatagcactagtgtgcggggatcgctggtcggtccggactcgatgggcctgtttccgcgctgtatctctcaagtaaacTTAAATTGGCGTATTAACTGACTGACTAACGTCAGGCTGGCTAAAGAACTCACCGTATCCTCGATCTGGATTGTATTATAGTTATCTGAAAATGTAGTGTCTTAGATAATTTGGTGATCTTGTATTAGGCGGGCAGGCTACCATGGTTTTGagtttgtaaatattattttatatCGTGATTGAATAAACTACCTTAGATTTTTTTCAATAAAATAACTCACCGTATAGCCCGCACCAAATTGTGAAACGCATTGTCTACATTTAACCGTATCTTCGCGGAAGCTTCCAGATAGGTGACTCTCAGCTGCCCAGCGAGATTGTCAGATTCCTCTTTCGTCACCTGCAAAACAAAGCAGTCGTTTAGTCatttggaaaataggtgcaggaggaggccactcggcccttcgagccaccaccgccattcaatgttatcatggctgatcatccacaatcagtaccccgttcctgctttctccccttaccccctgattccgttagccctaagagctaaatctaactccctcttgaaaacatccagtgaatcagcctccactgccctctgtggcagagaattccacaaattcacaactctccgggtgaagacgtttttcctcatctcagtcctaaatggcctaccccttagagaatagacaataggtgcaggagtaggccattcggcccttcgagccagcaccgccattcaatgtgatcatgactgatcattctcaatcagtaccccgttcctgccttctccccataccccctgactccactatccttaagagctctatctagctctctcttgaatgcattcggagaattggcctccactgccttctgaggcagagaattccacagatttacaactctctgactgaaaaagtttttcctcatctctgttctaaatggcctaccccttattcttaaactgtggcccctggttctggactcccccaacattgggaaaatgcttcctgcctctaacgtgtccaaccccttaataatcttattcgtaaactgtgacctctggttctggactcccccgaacatcgggaacatttttcctgcatccagcctgtccaatcctttaagaattttatatgtctctcgcttctaaattccagtgattacaagcccagtcgacccattctttcaacatatgtcagtcccgccatcctgggaattaacctggtgaacctacgctgcactccctcaatagcaagaatgtccttcctcaaatgaggagagaaaaactgcacacagtactccaggtgcggtctcaccaggggtctgtacaactgcagtaggacctccttgctccttaactcaaatcttcttgccatgaaggccaacatgccattggctttcttcactgcctgctgtacctgcacgcttactttcagtgattgatgtacaagcacacccaggtctcgttgcacctccccttttcctaatctgacaccattcagaaaatattctgcCTTGCTGTTCTTGCCACCCAAGTGTAGGCGATCCACTGTGTCACACCTTTCCACAGCGTGAACTGGATACAAGGCGATTGATGAATTAGGGGAACACTATATGCATTGTGCGGGCTGAAATCATTTGATTGGGAACTAGGGCAACATTTAAGTCATAGATATGTTAGGCTTACCTCCCGCGGAGCCTTGCGTAAGGTGGAAAGAGAAGTGTTGCTGTGCACGCGAACACAGAGTGGGAGCTCCGCCGTGGAGACCACGGGTGTAGCTCCATGGCGGGACCATGGAGGATCTTTGAGGCAgagtctgtggggggggggagctccgCCGTGGGGACAATGGGTGTAGCTCCATGACGGGACCATGGAGGATCTTTGAGGCAGAGTCTATGAGCGTGGGGGGGAGCTCCGCCGTGGAGACCACGGGTGTAGGTCCATGGCGGGACCATGGAGGAtctttgaggcagagactatgagggtggggggggagggggggggagggaggggagagctccgacgtggagactaCCGGGGTGTAGCTCCATGACAGGACCATAGAGAATCCTCGAGGCAGAGACTACGGGCATGGGGGGGAAGATCCGCCGTGGAGACGACAGGCAGAGTctgtgggcgtggggggggggagctccgTCGTGGAGACCAGGGGTGTAACTCCATGGCGGGACCATGGAGGACGTTTGAGGCAGAGTCTGTGGGCGTGGGGGGGAGCTCTGCCGTGGAGACCACTACGGCATCAGTGGACTTAGAGAATTGTTTCCATTAGTGCGCGTTTACAAAGGTCGGCTATCACGAAAGTCGGGGAGTCACGGACCTTTAAGAGACTGACAAGTGGGGAAAAAGAGCTGTCTTGGAGAGAAAAGGGGGGAAAAAACCCAAATGTTgtaactcccccaccccccccccccccaccccagacgAGACTGACCTGCCTCTGGTGCTCGAGATCTGCCTTGTTCCCGATGAGGATCATCGGAAACTCATCCCGGTCCTTGACTCGCAGAATCTGCCGGTGGAACTTGCTGATCTCATCAAAGCTGCAACGCCAACAGGAGAGGGGAACAATAA
This genomic window from Rhinoraja longicauda isolate Sanriku21f chromosome 40, sRhiLon1.1, whole genome shotgun sequence contains:
- the LOC144611540 gene encoding ras-related protein R-Ras2-like isoform X2 yields the protein MREQYMRSGEGFLLVFAINDRGSFDEISKFHRQILRVKDRDEFPMILIGNKADLEHQRQVTKEESDNLAGQLRVTYLEASAKIRLNVDNAFHNLVRAIRKFQELESPPSPQPKPSKRDSSGCPCLLL